A region of Pseudorca crassidens isolate mPseCra1 chromosome 8, mPseCra1.hap1, whole genome shotgun sequence DNA encodes the following proteins:
- the AOC1 gene encoding diamine oxidase [copper-containing], whose product MGRKTLALGWAGAVILVLQTLAAAEGSPRTPGNKGRVFADLSAQELKTVHGFLWSQKELRLQPASTLTMAKNSVFLIEMLLPKKQHVLKFLDKGLRAPVREARAVIFFGAQEHPNITEFAVGPLPRPHYMRHLPHKPGHQASWASRPMSKAEYTLLSHTLEEASKPLHQFFRHTTGFTFGNCHERCLTFTDVAPRGLASGQRRSWFILQRHMEGYFLHPTGLELLVDHASTNPQDWTVEQVWYNGKFYRSPAELAQKYDDGEVDAVVLEDPLAKDKDGENLPEAALFSFYQPRGDFAITKNGPRLVQPEGPRYSLEDNTVLYGGWSFAFRLRSSSGLQVLDVHFGGERIAYEVSVQEAVALYGGHTPAGMQTKYIDVGWGLGSVTHELAPGIDCPETATFLDALHYYDADGPVLYPRALCLFEMPTGVPIRRHFNSNFSDGFNFYAGLKGQVLVLRTTSTVYNYDYIWDFIFYPNGVMEAKMHATGYVHATFYTPEGLRHGTRLHTHLLGNLHTHLVHYRVDLDVAGTKNSFQTLHMKLENITNPWSPRHRLVQPTLQETKFSRERQAAFLFRQTLPKYLLFTSPKKNPWGHKRSYRLQIHSMADQVLPPGWQEERAVTWARYPLAVTKYRESELCSSSVYNQNDPWDPPVVFEEFLHNNENIEDEDLVAWVTVGFLHIPHSEDIPNTATPGNSVGFLLRPFNFFPEDPSLASRDLVVVRPLENGSTYVQRWIPEEDGGCLMPPPFSYNGTYRPV is encoded by the exons ATGGGGCGGAAGACCCTGGCCCTCGGCTGGGCGGGTGCTGTCATCCTGGTGCTACAGACATTGGCCGCGGCAGAGGGCTCCCCACGGACCCCGGGCAACAAGGGCAGGGTGTTTGCGGACCTGAGCGCCCAAGAGCTGAAGACCGTGCACGGCTTCCTTTGGTCCCAGAAGGAGCTGAGGCTGCAGCCAGCCAGCACGTTGACCATGGCCAAGAACTCCGTGTTCCTCATTGAGATGCTGCTGCCCAAGAAGCAACACGTGCTGAAATTTCTGGATAAAGGCCTCCGGGCTCCCGTTCGGGAAGCGCGCGCTGTCATCTTCTTCGGAGCCCAGGAGCATCCCAACATCACCGAGTTTGCTGTGGGACCACTGCCCAGGCCCCATTACATGCGACACCTGCCGCACAAGCCCGGGCACCAGGCCTCCTGGGCCTCCAGGCCCATGTCCAAGGCAGAGTATACCCTCCTGAGCCACACCCTAGAGGAGGCCAGCAAACCCCTGCACCAGTTTTTCCGTCACACCACGGGCTTCACGTTTGGAAACTGCCACGAGCGGTGCCTGACGTTCACAGACGTGGCGCCCCGTGGCCTGGCCTCCGGCCAGCGCCGCTCTTGGTTCATCCTGCAGCGCCATATGGAAGGCTACTTCCTGCACCCCACTGGGCTGGAGCTCCTGGTGGATCACGCAAGCACGAACCCCCAAGACTGGACGGTGGAGCAGGTCTGGTACAACGGGAAGTTCTACCGCAGTCCCGCAGAGCTGGCTCAGAAGTATGACGACGGAGAGGTGGATGCGGTAGTCCTGGAAGACCCGCTCGCCAAGGACAAGGATGGAGAGAACCTACCAGAGGCAGCCCTCTTCTCCTTCTACCAGCCACGTGGGGACTTCGCCATCACCAAGAACGGCCCCCGCCTGGTGCAGCCCGAGGGCCCCCGCTACAGCCTGGAGGACAACACCGTGCTCTACGGGGGCTGGAGCTTCGCCTTCCGGCTGCGCTCGTCCTCGGGGCTGCAGGTCCTGGACGTGCACTTCGGAGGTGAGCGTATAGCCTACGAGGTGAGCGTGCAGGAGGCCGTGGCGCTGTACGGAGGACACACGCCCGCGGGCATGCAGACCAAGTACATAGACGTCGGCTGGGGCTTGGGCAGCGTCACTCATGAGCTGGCCCCTGGCATCGACTGCCCGGAGACGGCCACCTTCCTGGATGCCCTCCACTACTACGACGCCGACGGTCCTGTCCTCTACCCTCGAGCCCTCTGTCTCTTCGAGATGCCTACGGGGGTGCCCATCCGGCGGCATTTCAACTCCAACTTCAGCGACGGCTTCAACTTCTACGCGGGCCTCAAGGGCCAGGTGCTCGTGCTGAGGACCACTTCGACGGTCTACAATTATGACTATATCTGGGACTTCATCTTCTACCCCAATGGGGTGATGGAGGCCAAGATGCACGCCACCGGCTATGTCCACGCCACCTTCTACACCCCCGAGGGGCTGCGCCACGGGACCCGCCTGCACACACACCTGCTTGGCAACCTGCACACCCACCTAGTGCATTACCGCGTTGACCTGGACGTGGCAG GCACGAAGAATAGCTTCCAGACCCTGCACATGAAGCTAGAAAACATTACCAACCCCTGGAGCCCGAGACACCGCCTGGTCCAGCCGACTCTCCAGGAGACGAAGTTCTCCCGGGAGCGTCAGGCGGCCTTCCTCTTCAGACAGACTCTGCCCAAGTACCTGCTCTTTACCAGCCCCAAGAAGAACCCCTGGGGCCACAAGCGCAGCTACCGACTGCAGATCCACTCCATGGCCGACCAAGTGCTGCCCCCGGGCTGGCAGGAGGAACGGGCTGTCACCTGGGCCAG GTATCCCCTGGCAGTGACCAAATACCGGGAGTCGGAGCTATGCAGCAGCAGCGTCTACAACCAGAACGACCCCTGGGACCCGCCTGTGGTCTTTGAGGAGTTTCTTCACAACAATGAGAACATTGAAGATGAG GACCTGGTGGCCTGGGTCACAGTGGGCTTCCTGCACATCCCCCACTCCGAGGACATCCCCAACACGGCCACGCCCGGGAACTCCGTGGGCTTCCTGCTCCGGCCCTTCAACTTCTTCCCAGAGGACCCGTCCCTGGCGTCCAGAGACCTCGTGGTCGTGAGGCCTCTGGAAAATGGCTCCACCTATGTCCAGCGCTGGATCCCTGAGGAGGACGGGGGCTGCTTGATGCCTCCCCCTTTTAGCTACAATGGAACCTACAGGCCTGTGTGa